The Sinorhizobium terangae genome has a window encoding:
- a CDS encoding site-specific integrase codes for MKPVILQPGPQAWLSSSILSAYQDRYVARLQEDRYAHNVIRVYLASVAHFARWIDEQHIGLSSLCTAVLDRFLNDHLPICSCRQPVRRTRHELRTAIRHLLRLLETERAIRPTDEQDALSRDLARFDAYMRDVAGLAETTRRQRGLIVGRFLAQTFGADDIEVTKIDPVAMRRFVLGEGRDWGAGAVRVAGSSIGCYLRYRQMCGDEVAKLLQAIPRAAHWRLASLPETLSPAQIDALLGSFDAGLPSGRRAYAMLRCVTDLGLRCAEVVKLRIEDIDWQNGTITIARSKTHFTDCLPLPRATGEAIADYVRHERPETVSRAVFVRHVAPYDRPVQAGVAQRAIIAAFRRCGWDRSDPHVLRHSVASRLLREGTPMKHIADILRHRSLDTSKIYTKIDFDRLSAVALPWPGRA; via the coding sequence ATGAAGCCCGTCATTTTGCAGCCTGGACCACAAGCATGGCTGTCGTCCAGCATTCTGTCAGCTTACCAAGACCGCTACGTCGCTCGTCTGCAGGAAGACCGGTACGCGCACAACGTGATCCGCGTCTATCTTGCGAGCGTTGCGCATTTCGCACGCTGGATTGACGAGCAACACATTGGCCTTTCGTCGCTGTGCACGGCGGTGCTGGATCGCTTTCTTAACGACCACCTGCCAATTTGCAGTTGTCGTCAGCCGGTTCGTCGGACGCGGCATGAACTACGGACCGCCATTCGCCACCTTCTAAGACTGCTGGAGACCGAGAGAGCCATTCGGCCGACCGACGAGCAAGACGCACTCAGCAGAGATCTGGCCAGGTTCGATGCCTACATGCGTGACGTCGCAGGCTTAGCGGAGACCACACGGCGGCAACGCGGGTTGATTGTCGGCAGATTCCTCGCTCAAACTTTCGGCGCGGACGATATCGAAGTCACGAAGATCGATCCGGTAGCCATGAGGCGGTTCGTCCTGGGTGAAGGTCGCGATTGGGGCGCCGGGGCGGTGCGCGTCGCTGGCAGTTCGATAGGCTGTTATCTGAGGTACCGCCAGATGTGCGGTGACGAGGTCGCCAAGCTTCTGCAAGCCATCCCACGCGCGGCGCACTGGCGTCTGGCGTCACTGCCCGAGACATTGTCACCAGCCCAGATTGACGCGCTTCTAGGATCGTTCGATGCGGGTCTGCCATCTGGTCGGCGTGCCTATGCCATGCTCAGATGTGTCACAGACCTTGGCCTTCGCTGTGCGGAGGTGGTCAAGCTGCGCATCGAGGATATCGATTGGCAGAACGGAACCATCACGATCGCGCGCTCCAAGACGCATTTCACAGACTGTCTGCCGCTACCCAGGGCAACGGGTGAGGCAATCGCCGACTACGTCAGGCACGAACGGCCCGAGACGGTAAGCCGCGCGGTCTTCGTCCGCCATGTCGCACCCTATGATCGGCCGGTCCAGGCGGGAGTAGCCCAGAGAGCAATCATCGCCGCGTTTCGGCGGTGCGGTTGGGATCGCAGCGATCCGCATGTTCTACGCCATAGCGTAGCGAGCCGACTGTTGCGCGAGGGCACACCGATGAAGCACATCGCCGATATCCTACGCCATCGCAGCCTCGACACTTCAAAGATCTACACCAAGATCGATTTCGACCGGTTGTCGGCTGTCGCTCTGCCATGGCCAGGGAGGGCGTGA
- a CDS encoding tyrosine-type recombinase/integrase codes for MTTTVTMKEHVAAYLLERSMLGFSVSGPNAQLLSSFADFADEQDCRRLTSDLIINWAKDRSRINQPFTWAGRLAIVKPFAAYMTRLDPATEFPASPIFGKSRRRLTPHIYTDDEILGLLAAARALQAKGELRSVVFETLIGFIAATGLRISEAINLRCCDVDIEARCATVRMTKFQKSRHVPFHRSVTEALESYLQIRGRFVRQEAEQAFFTVAGGQNLKKRTVHGVFQRLRAAVGIIPRGSHSHVRIHDLRHTFICRRLERWQAEGCDIDNAIAALSTYVGHAKVSDTYWYMTGIPDLMAIAGSRFEGFALGEDGHV; via the coding sequence ATGACGACGACGGTGACAATGAAGGAACATGTCGCCGCCTACCTGCTCGAGCGGTCCATGCTCGGCTTCAGCGTCAGCGGCCCCAATGCTCAACTGCTGAGTTCTTTTGCCGATTTCGCTGACGAGCAGGACTGTCGCAGGCTAACCAGTGACCTAATCATCAACTGGGCAAAGGACAGATCGCGCATCAATCAACCCTTCACCTGGGCTGGACGACTGGCAATCGTGAAGCCGTTTGCGGCCTACATGACGCGCCTGGATCCAGCGACGGAGTTTCCGGCGAGCCCGATATTCGGCAAATCACGGCGGCGGTTGACTCCCCACATCTATACCGACGACGAGATCCTCGGTCTTCTGGCCGCCGCCCGAGCTCTCCAAGCAAAAGGCGAGTTGCGATCGGTCGTGTTCGAGACACTGATCGGATTCATCGCCGCAACCGGCCTGCGCATTTCGGAGGCGATCAACCTGCGTTGCTGTGATGTCGACATCGAAGCTCGCTGCGCAACGGTTCGCATGACCAAGTTCCAAAAGTCTCGGCATGTACCATTTCATCGGTCGGTCACCGAGGCACTTGAGTCATATCTACAGATCCGAGGACGCTTCGTGAGGCAAGAGGCGGAGCAAGCCTTCTTCACCGTCGCAGGTGGCCAAAACCTCAAAAAGCGCACCGTCCACGGCGTCTTTCAACGACTGCGCGCGGCAGTCGGTATCATTCCGCGCGGCTCCCATTCGCATGTTCGTATTCATGATCTGAGGCACACCTTTATTTGCCGACGGTTGGAGCGCTGGCAGGCAGAAGGATGCGACATCGATAACGCCATCGCCGCGCTCTCGACCTATGTCGGCCACGCCAAAGTATCGGACACCTATTGGTACATGACCGGCATCCCCGATCTGATGGCCATCGCCGGATCACGCTTCGAAGGCTTCGCACTCGGGGAAGACGGCCATGTCTGA
- a CDS encoding tyrosine-type recombinase/integrase: MSDHNAPSLSTLVQRFFLEHLGQHRAVSRETVAAYRDTLRMLLGFAAQRLHRTPSAITLLELDAPLLLAFLDHLEKERGNSVRSRNARLAAIRTFLKYAGHHDIGALATIERALAIPQKRFERPMVGFLSRDEIRTIIEAPDAKTWAGQRDRAMFSTLYNTGARVSEMIAVRWGDVVLEGQPAVHLHGKGRKDRSVPLWRTTAALLRSWRRRLGEPLADAMLLPNRSGDRMTRSNVTQRLQLAVEVAACKHPALIDRAITPHVIRHTTAMHLLQSGVDITVIALWLGHEDTATTHMYVEADLTMKEKALMKLQPASAPAGRFRASDELITFLQSL; the protein is encoded by the coding sequence ATGTCTGATCATAACGCGCCGTCCCTTTCCACCCTCGTCCAACGGTTCTTTCTCGAGCATCTTGGCCAACATCGCGCCGTCAGCCGCGAGACGGTTGCCGCCTATCGCGACACGTTGAGAATGCTCTTGGGCTTTGCAGCACAGCGATTGCACCGAACGCCAAGCGCGATCACGCTGCTGGAACTTGATGCGCCGTTGCTCCTGGCGTTTCTCGATCATCTCGAGAAGGAACGTGGCAACAGTGTGCGAAGTCGCAACGCGCGCCTCGCGGCCATACGGACTTTCCTAAAATACGCTGGACATCACGATATCGGTGCTCTGGCTACCATCGAACGGGCGCTCGCAATCCCGCAAAAGCGATTTGAGCGGCCGATGGTTGGCTTTCTGTCGAGAGACGAGATCCGCACCATCATCGAGGCCCCGGACGCCAAAACGTGGGCTGGCCAAAGAGATCGTGCCATGTTCAGCACCCTGTACAATACAGGCGCGCGCGTTTCCGAGATGATTGCAGTGCGCTGGGGCGATGTTGTGCTCGAAGGACAGCCGGCTGTCCATTTACATGGCAAAGGCCGTAAGGACCGATCAGTGCCGTTGTGGCGAACAACGGCCGCACTGCTTCGTAGTTGGCGCCGGCGGCTCGGTGAGCCCCTCGCCGATGCGATGCTGCTTCCGAACCGCAGCGGTGACCGGATGACACGTTCGAACGTGACCCAGCGGCTACAGCTTGCCGTCGAGGTGGCCGCGTGCAAACACCCGGCGCTCATCGATCGGGCAATAACACCGCACGTTATCCGCCACACGACAGCGATGCATCTGCTGCAGTCCGGCGTGGACATCACCGTCATCGCCCTCTGGCTCGGCCACGAGGACACCGCGACGACGCACATGTACGTTGAAGCGGACCTCACGATGAAAGAGAAGGCGTTGATGAAGCTGCAGCCCGCCAGCGCCCCTGCTGGACGTTTCCGAGCCTCCGACGAGCTGATAACCTTTCTGCAGTCGCTCTGA
- the tnpC gene encoding IS66 family transposase: protein MGQSLSDLPDDVESLRAIIAAQAEELARKSQKLRSRDTLMEKLKAQLAVLRRARFGASSEKIERSIEQLELALEDIEAADAEFEGSVRSVSGSQDKAKPSRRPLPDHLPRQEVVHQAACTCPVCGGSNFIRNGETVTEVLDYVPASFRVVRHVQPRFTCKGCDTDTKATMPSLPIERGKPGPGLVAHVLTAKYCDHLPLYRQSEIYAREGVDLSRSTMADWVGKAGALLEPLVARLRAHVFVGSRLHGDDTPVPVLEPGKGKTKTGRLWSYVRDGRPWGDDTPPAVSYFYSPDRKGEHPKAHLASFVGTLHADGYAGFRDLYEATQPNIPAAIQEAACWAHVRRKFFDLTTSPGTHPIAEETLARIGELYDIEKAIRGAPPDRRKTIRQSQAKSKIEALRRWWDKMLAELPRSSNTAEAIRYAITRRTALCRFLDDGTIEIDNNAAERAIRPIALGRNYAKLRIMRRCRGGTSTAAVSATMIST from the coding sequence ATGGGACAGAGCCTTTCCGACCTGCCGGATGACGTCGAGAGCTTACGGGCGATCATCGCCGCGCAGGCCGAGGAACTGGCGCGTAAAAGCCAGAAGCTGCGCTCGCGCGACACTTTGATGGAGAAACTGAAGGCTCAGCTTGCCGTTCTGAGAAGGGCCCGCTTCGGTGCCTCGTCGGAGAAGATCGAGCGCTCGATCGAGCAGCTCGAACTGGCGTTGGAAGACATCGAGGCCGCGGACGCGGAGTTCGAGGGCTCGGTGCGTTCCGTCTCGGGCAGCCAAGACAAGGCGAAGCCGAGCCGCCGGCCCTTGCCGGATCACCTACCCCGGCAGGAGGTCGTACATCAGGCGGCCTGCACCTGCCCGGTCTGCGGTGGTTCAAACTTCATTCGCAACGGCGAGACCGTCACCGAGGTGCTCGACTATGTCCCGGCCTCCTTCCGGGTCGTGCGCCATGTGCAGCCGCGCTTCACCTGCAAGGGCTGCGACACCGACACCAAAGCGACAATGCCGTCGTTACCGATCGAGCGCGGCAAGCCGGGTCCGGGACTTGTCGCGCATGTGCTCACCGCCAAATATTGCGATCATCTTCCGCTCTACCGGCAGTCGGAGATTTATGCGCGGGAAGGCGTCGATCTTTCCCGCTCGACCATGGCCGATTGGGTCGGCAAGGCGGGCGCGCTACTTGAGCCGCTCGTTGCCAGACTGCGCGCGCACGTGTTCGTCGGCAGCCGTCTGCATGGCGACGACACACCTGTTCCGGTGTTGGAGCCTGGCAAGGGCAAGACGAAGACTGGACGGCTGTGGAGCTATGTCCGCGATGGTCGCCCCTGGGGCGATGATACGCCGCCTGCCGTCTCCTACTTCTACAGTCCAGATCGCAAGGGCGAGCACCCGAAGGCCCACCTCGCAAGCTTCGTCGGCACGCTCCATGCCGATGGCTATGCCGGCTTCCGCGACCTCTACGAAGCAACCCAACCCAATATACCCGCCGCCATCCAGGAGGCGGCCTGTTGGGCGCATGTCCGCCGCAAGTTCTTCGATCTGACCACCAGCCCCGGAACGCATCCGATCGCCGAAGAGACGTTAGCTCGGATTGGCGAACTCTACGACATCGAGAAGGCGATCCGCGGAGCGCCGCCGGACAGGCGCAAGACCATCCGCCAGAGCCAGGCCAAATCGAAGATCGAGGCGCTCAGGCGGTGGTGGGACAAGATGCTTGCGGAACTGCCGCGCTCGAGCAACACGGCGGAGGCGATCCGTTATGCGATTACGCGCAGGACCGCGCTCTGCCGCTTCCTCGACGACGGCACCATCGAGATCGACAACAATGCCGCCGAGCGGGCGATCCGGCCGATCGCGCTCGGCCGCAATTATGCGAAGCTTAGGATTATGCGCAGGTGTCGTGGCGGAACCAGCACGGCGGCCGTGTCCGCCACGATGATCTCAACATAA
- the tnpB gene encoding IS66 family insertion sequence element accessory protein TnpB (TnpB, as the term is used for proteins encoded by IS66 family insertion elements, is considered an accessory protein, since TnpC, encoded by a neighboring gene, is a DDE family transposase.), with translation MMGPGANARVYLACGVTDMRKGIDGLTALVQTALRQKPASGSVFVFRGRRGNRIKLLFWDGQGFCLYYKVLEKGRFPWPSAADGTARLTAAQLAMLWEGIDWRRPSWTSAPTRVA, from the coding sequence ATGATGGGACCGGGTGCGAATGCCCGCGTCTATCTCGCCTGCGGGGTGACCGACATGCGCAAGGGGATCGACGGACTGACGGCACTTGTGCAGACGGCGCTGCGGCAAAAGCCGGCGTCCGGATCGGTGTTCGTCTTTCGCGGGCGTCGCGGCAACCGGATCAAGCTTCTGTTCTGGGATGGCCAGGGCTTCTGCCTCTATTACAAGGTCCTGGAGAAAGGCCGCTTTCCGTGGCCCTCGGCTGCCGATGGCACGGCCCGGCTGACGGCGGCGCAACTGGCGATGCTGTGGGAAGGGATCGACTGGCGGCGGCCGTCCTGGACCTCTGCGCCGACGCGTGTCGCATAG
- the tnpA gene encoding IS66-like element accessory protein TnpA gives MGRVEILTGVERRRIWTHEDKLRILDEVETSGSGIAEIARRHDILPQQIYTWRKKLGQDNRPDVSGVTLLPVALIGPDADGKADRAAATERVAPKRLAKPSRIEIGCKGGRVLKVDASIASETLKALIRSVEEA, from the coding sequence ATGGGGCGAGTTGAGATTCTGACGGGCGTCGAGCGCCGCCGTATCTGGACGCACGAGGACAAGCTTCGGATTCTTGACGAGGTGGAGACGAGCGGCTCTGGCATCGCCGAGATTGCCCGCCGGCACGACATTCTGCCGCAACAGATTTACACCTGGCGCAAGAAGCTCGGCCAGGACAATAGGCCGGATGTGTCAGGCGTGACGCTATTGCCGGTGGCGCTCATCGGGCCGGATGCGGATGGCAAAGCGGATCGAGCGGCCGCAACAGAACGGGTCGCACCGAAACGGTTGGCAAAGCCATCGCGCATCGAGATCGGCTGCAAGGGTGGCCGAGTCCTGAAGGTCGATGCCTCCATTGCGTCGGAGACGCTGAAAGCCCTGATCCGGTCGGTGGAAGAAGCATGA
- a CDS encoding HNH endonuclease gives MLVLNFPKEDDDGPLTRILARKGWGRYSSAWLKAYSDYVQFQGDPWQVSPAPIPKTRQKAQRKFYDTRAGGGALARIRSTAGLKCCPMCGSDNSGTLDHYLPRKEYPEFSIFSKNLIPACPACNSSVKGDIYKGTLSPERFIHPYFDKLAAKAVWRVKIVAPFDAPNFTAEPMPGFSAMEEKQIQFHIGHILGEQFQLKMGTLFGDFPQRIRDGMEHIPKLDRASTETGLKTILRDVVTSRSINSWEAALVRGTVSDPDVTDHLTTLANGCVAVPIDM, from the coding sequence ATGCTGGTTCTCAATTTCCCTAAAGAGGACGACGACGGTCCGCTTACGCGAATTCTTGCGCGAAAGGGTTGGGGTCGCTACTCATCCGCATGGCTCAAGGCTTATTCTGACTATGTGCAGTTCCAAGGAGACCCTTGGCAAGTTTCTCCTGCGCCAATTCCGAAGACTCGGCAAAAGGCGCAACGAAAGTTCTATGACACGCGTGCCGGCGGCGGTGCCCTCGCGAGAATCCGATCTACAGCTGGTCTCAAATGTTGCCCAATGTGTGGGTCCGACAACTCCGGTACGCTGGATCATTATCTCCCACGCAAAGAGTATCCAGAATTTTCCATATTTTCCAAGAACCTGATTCCCGCGTGTCCTGCGTGCAACTCAAGCGTGAAGGGTGATATTTACAAAGGCACTTTGTCACCAGAGCGCTTCATTCATCCTTACTTTGACAAACTGGCGGCAAAAGCAGTTTGGAGGGTGAAGATTGTCGCACCCTTCGACGCGCCGAATTTCACTGCCGAACCTATGCCCGGATTTTCGGCAATGGAGGAAAAGCAAATCCAATTTCACATCGGCCACATCCTAGGTGAGCAATTCCAACTCAAAATGGGTACGCTCTTTGGCGATTTTCCACAAAGGATAAGGGACGGCATGGAGCACATTCCGAAGCTCGATCGAGCCAGCACTGAAACTGGGCTAAAAACGATATTGAGAGACGTCGTCACAAGCAGATCGATTAATTCTTGGGAAGCCGCGCTAGTTCGAGGCACGGTTTCAGACCCGGATGTAACTGATCATCTGACCACGCTCGCGAACGGTTGCGTCGCGGTCCCGATCGACATGTAG
- a CDS encoding AAA family ATPase, with protein MPIPSAPEVRLVFAESLATALENVNARPLLIVAKTEKEPFYNNFGYRFQTNCYFLPEAQGIIEIHTEVMFPGHDSTWQAISELLKDSPGWIDATALALDHCSLMLREDSYRDLVERVGLELAVAILRRLGDAVVVSAERSDSARMELFESEAFFLSMLRQNESWTAFRRGSRHLRFTQIPEVEDAATSFCMSVDLPSADNSYRVDFDFGEDRLIRDRLAILIGKNGTGKSQILLSLIDGLTRHPDVKLVPRKRSVRFTHRGTDKRRFGPPAFSRVVAFSSTPSDLYPIALDPWLGIDYQFFSLTRPPMQRYDSVTISIFDCWRDDERTVLPQIDTTETSANLPARLLLLKRILEPLDLWNTVYLPLKKNDASQKYSRFKWDGRGYVKLGEKYPEQKRLLLFRQIDLTEPPVVIDRMNFTPRHLSSGENVMFRFAAQACAAVEPGTLFLFDEPETHLHPHFISDFAEILHRLLVATKSVAIAATHSSYLVREAPSRRVRILRLEDRSISIDQPRLQTFGAGIDSISTAIFADAEISHQFQTTLRNWLTSLSPDVTIENILEEYGSDMNPETLAYVRRLLAKRAGTRAV; from the coding sequence ATGCCAATTCCCTCCGCGCCTGAAGTTCGACTTGTGTTTGCTGAAAGCCTCGCAACCGCCTTGGAAAACGTAAATGCTCGGCCACTGCTAATCGTAGCGAAAACTGAAAAGGAACCGTTCTACAACAATTTCGGATATCGCTTTCAAACCAACTGCTACTTTCTTCCCGAAGCGCAGGGCATAATTGAAATCCACACTGAAGTCATGTTCCCGGGCCACGACAGCACCTGGCAAGCAATCTCTGAGCTCTTGAAAGACAGCCCAGGTTGGATCGACGCAACGGCTCTAGCCTTGGACCACTGCTCACTTATGTTGAGGGAAGATAGCTATCGTGACCTCGTGGAGCGTGTCGGGCTGGAGTTGGCAGTAGCAATACTCCGACGCCTCGGCGATGCCGTCGTCGTTAGTGCTGAACGGTCGGACAGCGCACGCATGGAGCTTTTTGAGAGCGAAGCTTTTTTCCTGTCAATGCTACGCCAGAACGAGAGCTGGACTGCCTTTCGCAGGGGCTCTCGACATCTGCGATTCACGCAGATCCCAGAGGTCGAAGACGCTGCAACTTCATTCTGCATGTCGGTCGATCTTCCATCCGCAGATAATTCATACCGTGTGGACTTCGATTTTGGCGAGGATCGGCTTATTCGAGACCGTCTCGCGATTTTGATCGGAAAGAACGGGACCGGAAAATCGCAGATTCTGCTGTCGTTGATAGATGGACTTACGCGACATCCCGACGTGAAGTTGGTTCCTCGAAAAAGGTCCGTGCGTTTCACTCATCGTGGTACAGACAAGCGCCGTTTCGGACCGCCCGCCTTCTCGCGTGTCGTCGCTTTTTCGTCGACACCATCTGATCTTTACCCAATAGCACTCGATCCTTGGCTGGGGATCGACTATCAATTCTTTTCGCTAACGCGTCCTCCAATGCAACGATATGACAGTGTAACAATCTCGATCTTTGATTGCTGGCGGGACGACGAGCGGACCGTCTTGCCGCAGATCGACACAACAGAGACTTCCGCAAACTTACCTGCTCGCCTCTTGCTACTGAAGCGGATCTTAGAGCCACTCGACCTGTGGAACACGGTGTACTTGCCGCTCAAAAAAAACGACGCCAGCCAAAAATACAGTCGTTTCAAATGGGACGGACGTGGATACGTCAAACTCGGGGAAAAATATCCTGAGCAGAAGCGGCTGCTTCTCTTTCGGCAGATCGACCTCACGGAGCCGCCCGTTGTTATCGACCGGATGAATTTCACCCCACGCCATCTAAGCAGCGGTGAAAACGTCATGTTCCGCTTCGCCGCACAGGCGTGCGCTGCGGTCGAGCCCGGCACTCTATTCTTGTTCGACGAGCCAGAAACGCATCTACACCCACATTTCATATCCGATTTTGCAGAAATTCTTCATCGGCTCCTGGTCGCAACGAAATCAGTTGCGATTGCAGCGACGCATTCTTCCTACCTTGTCCGAGAGGCCCCATCGCGGAGAGTGCGCATACTAAGATTAGAAGATCGATCAATCAGTATTGATCAGCCACGTCTGCAGACTTTCGGTGCGGGAATAGATTCGATCTCTACCGCAATTTTCGCAGACGCAGAGATCAGTCATCAATTCCAAACTACCTTGCGGAACTGGCTCACTTCACTGAGTCCAGACGTGACCATCGAAAACATACTTGAAGAATATGGCTCTGACATGAACCCCGAGACGCTAGCCTACGTAAGGCGATTGCTGGCTAAACGGGCGGGAACGAGAGCGGTCTGA
- a CDS encoding M12 family metallopeptidase, translated as MLNAKHFCKCILDAPKDSHDIQKISRPRAAVLNGAKWQPGDLVSCRFLSGTPALHERVKSVAREWERFAELTLDFRDHGSTDIRIDFVRGNGSWSYLGTFCRRISEPEPTMNYGWIDEESDEQELRRVVLHEFGHALGLIHEHQNPENSIKWNKAAVVADLQGPPNYWDDNAIENNMFRYYPKEDVTATAVDPTSIMMYPIPASWTLDGFSAGLNSELSPADKALIGAVYPK; from the coding sequence ATGCTTAATGCCAAGCACTTCTGCAAATGTATCCTAGATGCCCCCAAGGACAGCCACGACATTCAGAAGATATCGCGTCCGAGAGCCGCAGTTTTAAACGGTGCGAAGTGGCAGCCGGGCGACCTCGTTAGCTGCCGGTTTCTGAGCGGAACGCCAGCGCTGCACGAGCGCGTCAAATCGGTAGCGAGGGAGTGGGAGAGGTTCGCCGAACTTACCTTGGATTTTCGCGATCATGGATCCACGGATATACGGATCGACTTTGTTCGGGGCAACGGATCGTGGTCTTATCTCGGCACATTCTGCAGACGCATCTCCGAACCCGAACCGACGATGAATTATGGCTGGATAGATGAGGAATCGGACGAGCAAGAACTGCGGCGTGTAGTATTGCACGAATTCGGCCATGCTCTGGGGTTGATTCACGAGCACCAGAACCCCGAAAATAGCATCAAGTGGAACAAGGCAGCAGTCGTCGCTGATCTTCAGGGGCCACCAAACTACTGGGACGACAACGCAATCGAGAACAACATGTTCCGCTACTATCCGAAGGAGGATGTGACGGCTACGGCCGTCGATCCTACGTCGATCATGATGTACCCGATACCGGCCTCCTGGACCCTAGATGGGTTCTCTGCTGGGCTGAACTCGGAACTTTCGCCAGCTGACAAAGCACTAATTGGTGCCGTTTATCCGAAGTAA